In the genome of Planococcus donghaensis, the window TCCAAAAAACTGAATCAAAGAGGAGAGATGGGGAAATGAGTTATAAAAAGTTGGCGGAAGACATTATTCGTTTGGTTGGGGGAAAAGAAAATGTATCAAGCGTTGCGCATTGTGCGACTCGGTTAAGATTCAATTTGAAAGACAATAAAAAAGCCGATAAAAAAGAATTGGAAAAATTGGCGATTTTAAAAGTTGTTGAAAGTGGCGGACAATATCAAGTGGTCATCGGCCCGCAAGTTTCAAGCGTGTTTAGTGAAATTATGAACATCGGTAATTTCGGAGCGGATTCAGATGCTACCGAAGAGACGAAAGAAAAAGGCCGGTTGTCTTCAAGAATTTTTAATACGATATCCGGCACGTTTACGCCGCTAATCCCTGTCATCTGTGGTTCTGGTTTATTGAAAGCGCTTATAATTGTTTTGGTTATGCTGGACTTATTGTCAGCTGAAAGTGGAACATATTCTATATTATCTGCTGCTGCGAATGCCGTGTTTTACTTTTTACCAATTTTGATAGCGGTAACATTGGCTTTAAAGCTTCGTGTAAGTCCGTATATTTCAGCCGTTATAGCAGCTGCTTTACTGGAGCCAAACTTTACGAGTCTATCGGAAGCGGGAGATATTAGTTCATTTGTAGGCATACCAGTAGTACTGATCAATTATTCGTCAACTGTACTTCCTGTGTTTGTTGCTGTTAGTATTTATTCACTATTAGAGAGACTGCTCAAAAAAGCATTTCACGTTCAGTTACACATGATTATTATTCCGATGGTATCTTTACTCGTAATGGTGCCATTAACAGTGTTGATTTTTGGACCTTTCGGTATTTATGTAGGAGATGCGATTTTACAAGCTACCATTTTTGTTTTGGATAAGAGTGCCGTTTTAACAGGGCTTTTACTCGGAGCGGGTTGGGTATTTATCGTAATTTTAGGGCTTCACTGGGCAATTATCCCGCTGATGCTATCGAATATTACAACTACCGGTAGTGATGCGTTATTGGGAATTGTCATGGGAACGGTTTGGGTTGCAGGTGGAGCAGCACTAGGCGTTTTCTTAAAAACAAAAGACAAAAACTTAAAAGCAATCGCGGGTGCTGCTTTGATCCCGAGTGTGTTGTCTGGAATTACAGAACCGGTTATATACGGTCTATTTTTCCGCTATAAGCGCGTATTTGTGATCGCTGTTATCATGGGCGGACTGGCGAGTGCACTTGCTGGAGGGCTAGGAGTCGAAGCAACACAATTAGCTGGTGGCGTTTTTACAATCCCGACATTTCTTCCGGTCATTGGCTATGTGATTGTTATTGCTTTTTCAATCTTAGGTACGGCGCTAGCGGTGTTGTTATTAGGATATGAAAGCAAAGAAGCCAAAACAATCGAATCGGGTGAGTTGCTTATCGAAGGACAAAATATTGTAAGTCCATTAACTGGCAAAGTAAAAGCTTTGAGCGAAGTTAATGATCCTGTGTTCTCAACTGAAACAATGGGCAAAGGAATCGCGATTGAACCGACAATTGGCGCAGCATTTTCGCCAGTAAACGGCGTCGTTACCGCTCTTTTTCCAACGCGTCATGCAATTGGTATTACTTCCGATACAGGCGTAGAAATGTTGATCCACATTGGGTTGAACACGGTCGAGTTGCAAGGGAAATATTTCGAAGCGAAAGTTAAACAAGGAGACAGAGTCAAACAAGGAGATGAACTGGTAACGTTTGATTTGGAAAAAATCAAAGAAGCAGGCTACGATCTTACAACGCCCGTCATCATTACCAACTCAAGTCTTTACAAAGAAATCATTCAAACAGACAATAAAGTGGTCGAAAAAAATGATGTGTTATTGAGTGTATCGGTTTAATCTCAAGACTTAGAACAGTTAATGTTGGTCTAAATAGCGTAAACTAGTATTAAAGCAAAGAGAGTTTTATGCCCTATTACGGAACCGGTTCCGTAATAGGGGTCTTTATCAATTTATACTAAAAATTTTTAGTAAATCGGAATGGTGTTTGCTAAAAGGAGCTTACCAAAATGAAATTACAAAAAGTAAAAAAATACACGCGAATAGAAGAGGTTAGCCAGCAAGAAATTGAGTTGCTAGTTTCAAGAGTCAATAATTGTTCGTGGCGGCAAACTTTCCATATTCAACCAGTTTCAGGTTTGTTAAATGATCCGAATGGCTTTTGTTTTTACGCGGGGGAATATCATTTGTTTTATCAATGGCATCCGTTAGGTCCGTTTCACGGACTAAAATATTGGTACCATACCAAGTCAAAAGATTTGGTGAACTGGGAAAATGTTGGGATCGCCATTGAACCAAACAGTTATTTTGATAGTCATGGCGTTTATTCAGGTAGTGCCATTGAGCATGACGGAAAATTATATTTGTTTTACACAGGCAACACGCGGGATGAAAAGTTAGACAGACACCCTCATCAATGCATCGCCGTGATGGATAAAGAGGGCACAATTTTAAAGTTGAACGAGTCTGTTTTTGACCATGTACCTGAAGGCTATACAGAGCATTTTCGTGATCCTAAAGTATGGAAAGAAGGCGAACAATTTTACGCTGTGATTGGCGCGCAAACAACAGATCAAACAGGATGTGTTGGGTTATTAAGTTCGCCTGACTTATTTGAATGGAAGTTTGAAGGCGAAGTCCAAACACAATTGGACGATTTCGGATTTATGTGGGAATGCCCAGATTACTTTGTACTGGGAGATCAAGGGGTGTTGATCTTATCACCGCAAGGAGTCCAACCAGAAGGCGATCGTTACCAAAACATTTATCAAGCAGGATATGTGCTAGGAGAAGAAATCGATTTACAAAAGAAAGAAATGACTCATGGAAATTTTGAAGAGCTTGATAGAGGATTTGATTTTTATGCACCTCAAACGATGGAAGATCCTAACGGTAGACGTATTTTAGTCGGATGGATGGGGTTACCAGAAGTAGAGTATCCGAGTGACGTGAATGGATGGGCCCACTGTTTAACAGTTCCGAGAGAATTAACGGTTCGACACGGTAAGTTGCGCCAAACACCAATTCCAGAGCTCGAATCTCTTCGTAAATCAAAAACAGAAGTGTCAGGCTCCATAACAAATGAAGTGAAAACCTATGATGAGTTTTCTGGTGCTGCTTATGAATTAGTTTGTGATTTTGAACGAGGAGACGCTGCGATTTACGGAGTTGAATTTCGAGCAAGTGGAGAAGAAAAAACAGTCATCCAATACGATGCGACGCAAAAGAAAGTGATACTAGATCGCACGTTATCCGGAGAAGAAGTAGCAATCGCGTATGGCACAGAAAGAAAATATCAACTCGATGGAGAAAAAATAAAATTCCACTTGTTTGTAGATTCTTCGTCCGTAGAGATCTTTGTGAATGATGGAGAAGCCGTATTTACTTCCCGGATTTTCCCTTCTGCAGAAAGTAAGGAAATTCGCTTTTTTGCAACCGATGGATCGGTAAATTTCAAAGCAGTAAAGTGGGATTATTGAGAAAATCATATGGAGAGAAAGAGGTGTGTTGAGTGGGGAATTTACTTTCAATTGGCGAGTTATTAATCGATTTTATCCCCCAACAAAAAGGATTAGCATTAAAAGATGTGACCTCTTTTGAGCGTGTTCCGGGCGGTGCTCCTGCAAACGTCGCCGTCGCTGTAGCAAAATTCGGGGGCAATGCTTCACTGATTACCAAATTAGGACAAGATGCGTTTGGTGATTTTCTGTTGGAGCAACTTACAGCGGCTGGTGTTCAAGTCGATAAAATTTCAAGAACACGACAAGCCCCTACTGGATTAGCTTTCGTGTCTTTACGTGAAGACGGGGAACGTGATTTTTCATTTTACCGAAACCCTTCTGCCGATTTACTGCTGACTGCTTCAGAAATAAAGGGCGAGTGGTTTGATCACGGCGACATTTTGCACTTTTGCTCTGTAGACTTAGTTGAAAGTCCGATGAAGCATGCGCATGTTGAAGCCATTCGATTAGCGAAAGCTTATGGTGGTGTCGTTAGTTTTGATCCCAATGTGCGCTTGCCTCTTTGGGAAGATGGAGAAGAATGCAGAAACACGATTTTGAAATTTATTCCGATGTCTCACATCGTTAAAGTTTCTGATGAAGAACTGGAGTTTATTACGGGAATAGCGGATGAACAAAGAGCGATTGCGTCGTTGTTTACAGGAGACGTAAAAGTAGTCGTGTTTACAAAAGGTGCAAACGGTGCCGATGTTTATTTGCAAAACAACCACTATTCATCTGAAGGATATGGTGTGAAAGTAGAAGACACCACAGGAGCGGGAGACGCATTTATTGGCGGATTTCTGTATCAATTGCTAGATAAGGGTGCGACTCAAGACAATTTAGAAAGTCTTGTAGCAGAGCATGTTAAAGAAATTCTCGCTTTTGCCAATGCTAGCGGTGCCTTAACAACCACGGGAAAAGGTGCGATCTCGTCTATTCCTTCTAAAGATCAAGTAGTGCAATTAATCGGATAGAGAGTCGGTCGAATAATTGATGTTGTCCATTTTGATCCCCATGAAAAGAAGCTCTGCGCAATAGCGGAGCTTCTTTTTTTATTCTAGTATTACTCCTACTACTTACTATGTACGGGGAATACACTTTTTGCTTCTCAATCATTTATACTTGAGTTGAAAGTAATGAACGAAGAAGTATAGGTAAGAAGAGATATAGGGGGACGAGTAGATGAAAATAGCAGTAACCGCCGCAAATGGTAAATTGGGTGAAGCAATAGTAGAAGCAACTGTATCTTTGCTGTCAAAAGATGAAGTGATTGGACTAGCGAGAACACCCGAAAAAGCAGCACATTTAGGTATTGAAGTGAGACCAGGCGATTACGAGGATCAACAAGCATTAGAGAAATCACTTGAAGGAATAGATGTATTGTTACTCGTTTCCGGTATGGATGCACCTGACAAACGTATACCCCAACATCGCAATGTTATTAAAGCGGCTAAAAACAGCGGAGTAAAGAAAATTGTCTACACCAGCATACAAGGAGCAGAAGAAGGCACAGCCTTTTCGCCGATTGTTCAAAGTAATCGACAAACCGAACAAGATGTAATCGATAGCGGACTAGACTGGGTGATTGGACGTAATGGTATTTACATCGAGCCCGATGTAGAATACATTGACTCTTATATCCAAGAGGGCGGCATTCGGAATTGCGCAGGCGATAGCAAATGTGGCTACACGACAAGAACGGAACTGGCTTATGCTTACGCGAAAATGCTGATAGAAGATCAGCACAATTCGAAAATATACAACCTTCACGGTGAAGCCATTACGCAGTACGAGTTAGCGGACTACTTGGGCAATGCGTTTGATGGGGATTTAACTTATACAGCTATTAGTGTAGAAAAATTTAAAGAAGAACGAATCGCTGAGTTAGGTGAATTTATCGGCACAGTCGTAACCGGAATCTATCAAGGCATTAAAGACGGCAAGTCGAATAACCCAAGCCATTACGTTGAAGCTACAGGGAGAGCCCATCAATCTTGGGAAGATTATTTCGAAAGTGTTAGTCCAAAGAGCAAGTGATGATGTGAAGTAAATTGGTTTGATATATGCAAAAGCAGAGCTAAACACGGGCTCTGCTTTTTGCATATGCTATGAAGTTTGGTACAGGACGATTCGAACCCGGACGGAATGTTCACAGATTCGAGTCATTCCAACTTCAAAGCTCATCGAGAAATCATTTTAAAATGATTTTAACGGAGCAATAATCTTTTAGCGAACATCGCACAATAACAGATAACGAACTTGTTCAAAGCGTATAAACGGATTAAAATAAGTGTATCGAAGATTTGATGGAATCGTTTACCTCCAAAGTGAGAAGGTGCTTGTGTATGCTGTATTTTGAAGAACGAGCTCAAAAATTTGAATATAAGTTAAATGATACGGATGACCAAATAATTGAATATATAATTTCGCATAAACAAGAAGCAGTATTGCTTTCTATCCAGCAATTAGCTGCAAAATTTTATACCGTACCCAATACGATAACGCGCTTGTCAAAGAAATTAGAGTTTGATGGGTTTTCCCACATGAAGAATAGTTTAAAGGAAGAATTGAATGCAGATGAAGCTATTGAAGAAGATCATTTGACTTACAACATTAAAAAAACGGTTGATTTAATTGATTATAAGCATTTAAAGTCAATTGTGAAGTTTATTCACGAGGCGAATCGTGTGGTGTTTATTGCAGTTGGGGACACGGCACCAATGTGTGAAGTTATGGTGAAAAATCTAAAGGTCTCAAATAAACAAGCAGAATATTACATCCATCGTCACGAAGTAATTCATGAAGTAAATCAGCTGGATAAAACGGATGTGGCATTTTTTATTAGTTTATCTGGTGAAACAGAGCAAATGTTAGAAATTGCCCATTTGGTGAAAAAAAGAGGAGTACGTCTTATATCATTAACACATTTCAATGAAAATTCCTTGCAAAAAATAGCTGATGTTAAGTTATACTGCTATTCCCCACGAAAAATGATCAATAAATTTAATGTGACGGATAAAACACCAGCTATGATTGTATTGCGTGCACTTGCGGAAACCTATTGGAATATATCAGATTGATGTGTATTTATACACATCAATCTTTTTTTTTTATAAAACATTGTGTAAAAATAAGAAGATTCAAACTTCTTATTTCTTTTTTGCTAATGTATGGTTATTAAGTTTTTAAAAAAATGAAAGGGGTTCCAATATGATGTTATCTAATTTGACTTCACCGTCTTTGATTAGCACCAAACAGTCATTTGCCTCTAAAGAAGAAGCCATTCAATTTTTAATCGAACAACTAGCAGCAGAGGGAAAAATCAGCTCTAAAGAAGAATTTTTTCAAGCGGTTATGGACAGAGAAGCACTTTCGCCCACCGGATTTGAAGGAGGACTTGCCATCCCTCACGGAAAGTCTTCAGTTGTAAAAGAAGCTTCTTTTGCAGTGGCAACGCTAGAACATCCACTTGGAACTTGGGAAAGCCTAGATCCTAATAATCAAGTAGAGTTAATTATTTTGTTAGCGATTCCAAAAGCAGAAGAAGGATCGACTCATTTATCGTTACTAGCAGAACTAGCAACAAGGTTATCAGATGAAACTTACAAGAACAATTTGCTACAAGCGACAACTAGTATGGAACTTTTTGAAAGACTAGATACTGAAAAAGTACAGAATACTTCACCCGATACGGTTGATCTTGGTAAAACAATTCTTGCTATTACAGCATGTCCAGCCGGAATTGCCCACACGTACATGTCAGCAGAAGCATTAGTTAAAGCTGGCAAAGAACTTGGTGTTAATGTTTACGTTGAAAAACAAGGAGCCAATGGAATAGAGGACAGACATACAAAAGAATTACTCAAAAAAGCGGATGCGGTTATATTTGCAGTTGACGTAGCGGTTAAAGATGAGGAGCGCTTCAAACATCTGCCAAAAGTAAAAACTTCTGTAGCTGCTCCGCTTAGAAATGCAAAAAATATTTTACAGCAAGCATTAGACAAAGCAGAAAAATCTACAAAAAGAGAATTTTTGGATACAGCCGATTTAGAAGATGATGCTGATAACAAATCGATCAAAATGGAAGTGAAGGATTCAGTACTGACCGGTATATCTTATATTATTCCCATTATTGTTGCGGGTGGGATGACGTTAGCCGCAGCAGTTTTTATCTCGCAAGCATTTGGTCTACAAGAAATATATAACACAGAAGGATCTTGGCTATGGCTCTTAAGACAGTTGGGTGGCACTCTGTTAGGTCAGTTAATGATTCCGATTTTGGCGGCATATATGGCTTACTCTATAGCTGATAAACCGGCATTAGGACCGGGATTCGCAGCAGGGGTAGCAGCAAACTTGATTGGCAGTGGCTTTCTGGGAGGAATGCTCGGTGGCTTACTAGCAGGATATTTCATGAAGTTTCTGAAACAAAAAATTAAAGCAAAAGGGACATTTGCAGGGTTTGTAAGTTTTTGGCTTTATCCGGTGGTGGGAACTTTAGTAGTAGGTTCGATAATGTTGTTTGTAATTGGCCGGCCGTTGGCATTTCTAAATGAAGGGCTTATCTCGTGGCTTACGGGCATGAGCGGAACAAACGCTTTGATTTTAGGCGCAATTATTGGTGCCATGGTTTCGTTCGATCTGGGAGGTCCGGTAAATAAGGCAGCCTATACATTCTGTATTGGTGCAATGGCTAGTGGCAATATTGTTCCTTACGCGGCATTTGCATCAGTAAAAATGGTTTCAGCATTTTCTATAACAGGGGCAACATTATACGGTAAACAATATTTTACTAAGCAAGAGCGAGAAGTAGGTAAACAAACATGGCTTCTTGGATTAGCTGGGATTACTGAAGGTGCGATTCCATTTATGATTAACGATCCGCTTCGGGTAATTCCATCTCTTATCGCAGGTTCTGCTGTGACAGGGGCTATCGTTTGTTACTTTAATATTGGCTTAAATGTACCAGGGGCGGGCATTTTTTCATTAGCACTAGTTCAAGGACAGCCTGCTTTAATAGCAGCGGGGATTTGGTTCGGTGCCGCATTAATTGGAGCTCTCATCTCGATGGTGCTATTGATTGGGACACGCAAGGTGAGAATTAAGAAAGAACGAAAAATCAAAGAAGTTGAAAAACTAGTAACTGCAGAATAAGAAAAAGTTACACAGGAGGATATTATGAAAAACGTTCATATTGTACCCCATATGCATTGGGATAGAGAATGGTATTTCTCTACGGAAGAATCCAGAATTTTTTTAGTAAATAACTTGGAAGAAATTATGGAAATGCTAGAAAATAATCCTGACTATCCCTACTATGTGTTAGACGGTCAGACTTC includes:
- a CDS encoding MurR/RpiR family transcriptional regulator — its product is MLYFEERAQKFEYKLNDTDDQIIEYIISHKQEAVLLSIQQLAAKFYTVPNTITRLSKKLEFDGFSHMKNSLKEELNADEAIEEDHLTYNIKKTVDLIDYKHLKSIVKFIHEANRVVFIAVGDTAPMCEVMVKNLKVSNKQAEYYIHRHEVIHEVNQLDKTDVAFFISLSGETEQMLEIAHLVKKRGVRLISLTHFNENSLQKIADVKLYCYSPRKMINKFNVTDKTPAMIVLRALAETYWNISD
- a CDS encoding beta-glucoside-specific PTS transporter subunit IIABC; its protein translation is MSYKKLAEDIIRLVGGKENVSSVAHCATRLRFNLKDNKKADKKELEKLAILKVVESGGQYQVVIGPQVSSVFSEIMNIGNFGADSDATEETKEKGRLSSRIFNTISGTFTPLIPVICGSGLLKALIIVLVMLDLLSAESGTYSILSAAANAVFYFLPILIAVTLALKLRVSPYISAVIAAALLEPNFTSLSEAGDISSFVGIPVVLINYSSTVLPVFVAVSIYSLLERLLKKAFHVQLHMIIIPMVSLLVMVPLTVLIFGPFGIYVGDAILQATIFVLDKSAVLTGLLLGAGWVFIVILGLHWAIIPLMLSNITTTGSDALLGIVMGTVWVAGGAALGVFLKTKDKNLKAIAGAALIPSVLSGITEPVIYGLFFRYKRVFVIAVIMGGLASALAGGLGVEATQLAGGVFTIPTFLPVIGYVIVIAFSILGTALAVLLLGYESKEAKTIESGELLIEGQNIVSPLTGKVKALSEVNDPVFSTETMGKGIAIEPTIGAAFSPVNGVVTALFPTRHAIGITSDTGVEMLIHIGLNTVELQGKYFEAKVKQGDRVKQGDELVTFDLEKIKEAGYDLTTPVIITNSSLYKEIIQTDNKVVEKNDVLLSVSV
- a CDS encoding carbohydrate kinase family protein encodes the protein MGNLLSIGELLIDFIPQQKGLALKDVTSFERVPGGAPANVAVAVAKFGGNASLITKLGQDAFGDFLLEQLTAAGVQVDKISRTRQAPTGLAFVSLREDGERDFSFYRNPSADLLLTASEIKGEWFDHGDILHFCSVDLVESPMKHAHVEAIRLAKAYGGVVSFDPNVRLPLWEDGEECRNTILKFIPMSHIVKVSDEELEFITGIADEQRAIASLFTGDVKVVVFTKGANGADVYLQNNHYSSEGYGVKVEDTTGAGDAFIGGFLYQLLDKGATQDNLESLVAEHVKEILAFANASGALTTTGKGAISSIPSKDQVVQLIG
- a CDS encoding SDR family oxidoreductase translates to MKIAVTAANGKLGEAIVEATVSLLSKDEVIGLARTPEKAAHLGIEVRPGDYEDQQALEKSLEGIDVLLLVSGMDAPDKRIPQHRNVIKAAKNSGVKKIVYTSIQGAEEGTAFSPIVQSNRQTEQDVIDSGLDWVIGRNGIYIEPDVEYIDSYIQEGGIRNCAGDSKCGYTTRTELAYAYAKMLIEDQHNSKIYNLHGEAITQYELADYLGNAFDGDLTYTAISVEKFKEERIAELGEFIGTVVTGIYQGIKDGKSNNPSHYVEATGRAHQSWEDYFESVSPKSK
- the mngA gene encoding PTS 2-O-a-mannosyl-D-glycerate transporter subunit IIABC, with amino-acid sequence MMLSNLTSPSLISTKQSFASKEEAIQFLIEQLAAEGKISSKEEFFQAVMDREALSPTGFEGGLAIPHGKSSVVKEASFAVATLEHPLGTWESLDPNNQVELIILLAIPKAEEGSTHLSLLAELATRLSDETYKNNLLQATTSMELFERLDTEKVQNTSPDTVDLGKTILAITACPAGIAHTYMSAEALVKAGKELGVNVYVEKQGANGIEDRHTKELLKKADAVIFAVDVAVKDEERFKHLPKVKTSVAAPLRNAKNILQQALDKAEKSTKREFLDTADLEDDADNKSIKMEVKDSVLTGISYIIPIIVAGGMTLAAAVFISQAFGLQEIYNTEGSWLWLLRQLGGTLLGQLMIPILAAYMAYSIADKPALGPGFAAGVAANLIGSGFLGGMLGGLLAGYFMKFLKQKIKAKGTFAGFVSFWLYPVVGTLVVGSIMLFVIGRPLAFLNEGLISWLTGMSGTNALILGAIIGAMVSFDLGGPVNKAAYTFCIGAMASGNIVPYAAFASVKMVSAFSITGATLYGKQYFTKQEREVGKQTWLLGLAGITEGAIPFMINDPLRVIPSLIAGSAVTGAIVCYFNIGLNVPGAGIFSLALVQGQPALIAAGIWFGAALIGALISMVLLIGTRKVRIKKERKIKEVEKLVTAE
- a CDS encoding glycoside hydrolase family 32 protein — translated: MKLQKVKKYTRIEEVSQQEIELLVSRVNNCSWRQTFHIQPVSGLLNDPNGFCFYAGEYHLFYQWHPLGPFHGLKYWYHTKSKDLVNWENVGIAIEPNSYFDSHGVYSGSAIEHDGKLYLFYTGNTRDEKLDRHPHQCIAVMDKEGTILKLNESVFDHVPEGYTEHFRDPKVWKEGEQFYAVIGAQTTDQTGCVGLLSSPDLFEWKFEGEVQTQLDDFGFMWECPDYFVLGDQGVLILSPQGVQPEGDRYQNIYQAGYVLGEEIDLQKKEMTHGNFEELDRGFDFYAPQTMEDPNGRRILVGWMGLPEVEYPSDVNGWAHCLTVPRELTVRHGKLRQTPIPELESLRKSKTEVSGSITNEVKTYDEFSGAAYELVCDFERGDAAIYGVEFRASGEEKTVIQYDATQKKVILDRTLSGEEVAIAYGTERKYQLDGEKIKFHLFVDSSSVEIFVNDGEAVFTSRIFPSAESKEIRFFATDGSVNFKAVKWDY